Proteins from a genomic interval of Eulemur rufifrons isolate Redbay chromosome 10, OSU_ERuf_1, whole genome shotgun sequence:
- the PKD2L2 gene encoding polycystin-2-like protein 2 isoform X2, with translation MSEASRWHRGGASKHTLHYRKEVEIRTTLQELLLYFIFLINLCILTFGMVNPHMYYLNKVMSSLFLDTSVPGEERTNFKSIRSITDFWKFMEGPFLEGLYWDSWYNNQKLYNLKNSSRIYYENILLGVPRVRQLKVRNNTCKVYSSFQSLMNECYGKYTSANEDLSDFGLKHDTEWKYSTSNTNSPWHWGFVGVYRRGGYIFTLSKSKSETKNKFIDLRLNSWITRGTRVIFIDFSLYNANVNLFCIIRLVAEFPATGGILTSWQFYSVKLLRYVSYYDYFIASCEITFCIFLFVFTTQEVKKIKEFKSAYLKSIWNWLELLLLLLCFVAVAFNTYCNIQIFLLLGQLLKSTEKYSDFYFLAYWHIYYNNIIAITIFFAWIKNMFLAIINDTYSEVKADYSIGRRPDFELGEMIKKSYTNALEKLKLKKAQTDEDNKTKRRDLAEQARREGFDENEIQRAEKMKTWKERLEKKYYSTEIQDDYQPVTQQEYGELFLYAVELEKELHYINSKLNQVMRKLSALGQ, from the exons ATGTCTGAGGCGTCCAGGTGGCACCGAGGTG GGGCTTCGAAACATACGCTGCATTACAGAAAGGAAGTAGAAATTAGAACCACACTTCAGGAGTTATtactctactttatttttttaataaacctaTGTATAT TGACTTTTGGGATGGTAAACCCACACATGTATTACTTAAACAAGGTTATGTCATCTCTGTTTTTGGACACTTCTGTGCCTGGTGAAGAAAGGACCAACTTTAAGTCTATTCGCAGCATAACTGATTTTTGGAAG TTTATGGAAGGACCCTTTTTGGAAGGTCTGTACTGGGACTCATGGTACAATAACCAGAagctatataatttaaaaaatagcagtcGCATCTACTATGAGAACATACTTCTAGGAGTCCCCAGAGTCCGTCAACTAAAAGTCCGTAACAACACATGCAAGGTCTACTCATCCTTTCAGTCCTTGATGAATGAGTGTTACGGCAAATATACTTCTGCAAATGAAGACCTGTCTGATTTTGGCCTGAAACATGATACTGA ATGGAAGTACTCTACTTCTAATACCAACTCCCCTTGGCACTGGGGATTTGTTGGTGTTTACCGAAGAGGGGGATATATTTTCActttatcaaaatcaaaatctGAAACCAAAAACAAGTTCATTGACCTTCGACTCAACAGCTGGATCACAAGAGGGACCagagttatttttattgatttttccttaTACAATGCTAATGTTAACCTGTTTTGTATCATCAG attggtGGCAGAATTCCCTGCAACCGGAGGAATACTTACTTCATGGCAGTTTTACTCTGTGAAGCTCCTCAGATATGTTAGCTACTATGATTATTTTATTGCTTCCTGTGAaatcacattttgtatttttctttttgtcttcacaACACAagaagtcaaaaaaataaaagaatttaagtCTGCGTATCTCAAAAGTATTTGGAACTGGCTAGAATTACTActtttgctg TTGTGTTTTGTGGCTGTTGCCTTCAACACATACTGTAATATACAAATTTTTCTCTTACTTGGACAACTGTTGAAAAGTACTGAAAAATATTCAGACTTCTATTTTCTTGCATACTGGCACATTTACTACAACAATATAATTGCTATCACTATCTTCTTTGCATGGATAAag AACATGTTCTTGGCAATAATTAATGATACCTATTCTGAAGTGAAAGCTGATTATTCAATAGGCAGAAGGCCAGACTTTGAACTTGGTGAAATGATTAAAAAG AGTTATACAAACGCTCTTGAGAAACTCAAACTGAAGAAAGCTCAAACAGATGAAGACAACAAAAC CAAAAGGAGAGATTTGGCTGAACAAGCTAGAAGAGAAGGCTTTGATGAAAAT GAGATTCAAAGGGCAGAGAAGATGAAAACATGGAAAGAGAGGCTTGAGAAAAAGTATTATTCCACAGAAATTCAAGACGACTACCAGCCTGTCACTCAGCAAGAATATGGAGA ACTCTTTTTATATGCTGTGGAGCTGGAGAAAGAATTACACTACATCAATTCGAAACTAAACCAAGTAATGAGAAAGCTCTCGGCTCTAGGACAATGA
- the PKD2L2 gene encoding polycystin-2-like protein 2 isoform X1: protein MSEASRWHRGGASKHTLHYRKEVEIRTTLQELLLYFIFLINLCILTFGMVNPHMYYLNKVMSSLFLDTSVPGEERTNFKSIRSITDFWKFMEGPFLEGLYWDSWYNNQKLYNLKNSSRIYYENILLGVPRVRQLKVRNNTCKVYSSFQSLMNECYGKYTSANEDLSDFGLKHDTEWKYSTSNTNSPWHWGFVGVYRRGGYIFTLSKSKSETKNKFIDLRLNSWITRGTRVIFIDFSLYNANVNLFCIIRLVAEFPATGGILTSWQFYSVKLLRYVSYYDYFIASCEITFCIFLFVFTTQEVKKIKEFKSAYLKSIWNWLELLLLLLCFVAVAFNTYCNIQIFLLLGQLLKSTEKYSDFYFLAYWHIYYNNIIAITIFFAWIKIFKFISFNKTMSQLSSTLSRCIKDIVGFAIMFFIIFFAYAQLGFLVFGSQVDDFSTFQNAIFAQFRIVLGDFNFAGIQQANRILGPIYFITFIFFVFFVLLNMFLAIINDTYSEVKADYSIGRRPDFELGEMIKKSYTNALEKLKLKKAQTDEDNKTSKRRDLAEQARREGFDENEIQRAEKMKTWKERLEKKYYSTEIQDDYQPVTQQEYGDGITTKDKMRFSECLTK, encoded by the exons ATGTCTGAGGCGTCCAGGTGGCACCGAGGTG GGGCTTCGAAACATACGCTGCATTACAGAAAGGAAGTAGAAATTAGAACCACACTTCAGGAGTTATtactctactttatttttttaataaacctaTGTATAT TGACTTTTGGGATGGTAAACCCACACATGTATTACTTAAACAAGGTTATGTCATCTCTGTTTTTGGACACTTCTGTGCCTGGTGAAGAAAGGACCAACTTTAAGTCTATTCGCAGCATAACTGATTTTTGGAAG TTTATGGAAGGACCCTTTTTGGAAGGTCTGTACTGGGACTCATGGTACAATAACCAGAagctatataatttaaaaaatagcagtcGCATCTACTATGAGAACATACTTCTAGGAGTCCCCAGAGTCCGTCAACTAAAAGTCCGTAACAACACATGCAAGGTCTACTCATCCTTTCAGTCCTTGATGAATGAGTGTTACGGCAAATATACTTCTGCAAATGAAGACCTGTCTGATTTTGGCCTGAAACATGATACTGA ATGGAAGTACTCTACTTCTAATACCAACTCCCCTTGGCACTGGGGATTTGTTGGTGTTTACCGAAGAGGGGGATATATTTTCActttatcaaaatcaaaatctGAAACCAAAAACAAGTTCATTGACCTTCGACTCAACAGCTGGATCACAAGAGGGACCagagttatttttattgatttttccttaTACAATGCTAATGTTAACCTGTTTTGTATCATCAG attggtGGCAGAATTCCCTGCAACCGGAGGAATACTTACTTCATGGCAGTTTTACTCTGTGAAGCTCCTCAGATATGTTAGCTACTATGATTATTTTATTGCTTCCTGTGAaatcacattttgtatttttctttttgtcttcacaACACAagaagtcaaaaaaataaaagaatttaagtCTGCGTATCTCAAAAGTATTTGGAACTGGCTAGAATTACTActtttgctg TTGTGTTTTGTGGCTGTTGCCTTCAACACATACTGTAATATACAAATTTTTCTCTTACTTGGACAACTGTTGAAAAGTACTGAAAAATATTCAGACTTCTATTTTCTTGCATACTGGCACATTTACTACAACAATATAATTGCTATCACTATCTTCTTTGCATGGATAAag atatTCAAATTCATAAGCTTTAATAAAACAATGTCTCAGCTGTCATCAACTTTGTCCCGCTGTATCAAAGACATAGTAGGATTTGCCATCatgttttttataatattctttgcTTATGCCCAGTTAGGATTTCTTGTTTTTGGATCACAGGTTGACGACTTTTCCACTTTTCAAAATGCCAT ATTTGCACAATTTCGAATTGTTCTTGGAGATTTTAATTTTGCTGGTATTCAGCAAGCCAATCGGATCTTGGGACCCATTTACTTCATCACTTTCATCTTTTTTGTGTTCTTTGTACTGCTG AACATGTTCTTGGCAATAATTAATGATACCTATTCTGAAGTGAAAGCTGATTATTCAATAGGCAGAAGGCCAGACTTTGAACTTGGTGAAATGATTAAAAAG AGTTATACAAACGCTCTTGAGAAACTCAAACTGAAGAAAGCTCAAACAGATGAAGACAACAAAAC aAGCAAAAGGAGAGATTTGGCTGAACAAGCTAGAAGAGAAGGCTTTGATGAAAAT GAGATTCAAAGGGCAGAGAAGATGAAAACATGGAAAGAGAGGCTTGAGAAAAAGTATTATTCCACAGAAATTCAAGACGACTACCAGCCTGTCACTCAGCAAGAATATGGAGA TGGCATCACAACCAAGGACAAAATGAGATTCTCTGAGTGCCTGACAAAATGA